A genomic window from Salvelinus namaycush isolate Seneca chromosome 5, SaNama_1.0, whole genome shotgun sequence includes:
- the LOC120047932 gene encoding thymosin beta: MSDKPDLTEITCFDKTKLKKTETKEKNPLPTKETIEQERKGDATP, translated from the exons ATGTCTGACAAACCTGACCTGACAGAGATCACCTGCTTCGACAAGACCAAACTGAAGAAGACTGAGACGAAAGAAAAGAACCCCCTGCCAACCAAAGAGA CCATTGAACAGGAAAGGAAAGGGGACGCAACGCCTTGA